In one window of Vibrio pelagius DNA:
- a CDS encoding NAD(P)/FAD-dependent oxidoreductase → MIRLTEIKLPLDHEEHEIQDAIEAKLGITADQVISFNIFKRGYDARKKTKILLIYTLDVAVENEEALLEEFVSDPHVKVTPDMAYKFVAQAPENLTERPVVIGFGPCGLFSALILAQSGFKPIVVERGKEVRERTKDTFGFWRKRTLNTESNVQFGEGGAGTFSDGKLYSQVKDPKHYGRKVIEEFVAAGAPEEILYVSKPHIGTFKLVTMIEKMRAKIIELGGEIRFSTRVDDIHMEDGQITGLTLSNGEEIKSRHVILAVGHSARDTFEMLHERGVYMEAKPFSVGFRIEHKQSMIDEARFGPNAGNPILGAADYKLVHHCKNGRTVYSFCMCPGGTVVAATSEEGRVVTNGMSQYSRAERNANSAIVVGIDPERDYPGDPLAGIRFQRELETGAYVLGGENYDAPAQKIGDFLKGRDPSELGDVQPSFTPGIHLTDISKALPDFAIEAIREAIPAFDKKIKGFASADGLLTGVETRTSSPVCIKRDKDYQSINLKGFYPAGEGAGYAGGILSAGIDGIKAAEALALSMVDQASKDNA, encoded by the coding sequence ATGATACGTTTAACCGAAATTAAACTTCCACTCGACCATGAAGAGCACGAGATCCAAGACGCAATTGAAGCGAAACTGGGTATCACTGCTGATCAGGTTATCTCTTTTAATATCTTTAAACGTGGCTACGATGCTCGTAAGAAAACAAAGATCCTTCTTATCTACACTCTTGATGTCGCCGTAGAAAACGAAGAAGCGCTACTCGAAGAGTTTGTGAGCGACCCTCACGTGAAAGTAACGCCTGACATGGCTTACAAGTTTGTTGCACAAGCGCCTGAAAATCTAACTGAACGCCCTGTCGTTATCGGTTTCGGTCCGTGTGGCCTGTTCTCAGCGCTTATCCTAGCGCAAAGCGGCTTCAAGCCTATCGTTGTTGAACGTGGTAAAGAAGTTCGTGAACGTACTAAAGATACCTTTGGTTTCTGGCGTAAGCGCACCCTGAATACAGAATCAAACGTACAGTTTGGTGAAGGTGGTGCAGGTACATTCTCTGACGGTAAGCTATACAGCCAAGTAAAAGATCCAAAACACTACGGTCGTAAAGTTATCGAAGAGTTTGTTGCTGCTGGCGCACCTGAGGAGATCCTATACGTAAGTAAGCCGCACATCGGTACTTTTAAACTGGTGACCATGATCGAAAAAATGCGTGCGAAAATCATCGAACTTGGTGGCGAAATTCGCTTCAGTACACGTGTTGACGACATCCACATGGAAGATGGCCAAATCACAGGTCTGACGCTATCTAACGGCGAAGAGATCAAATCTCGCCACGTTATCCTAGCGGTAGGCCACAGTGCTCGCGATACATTCGAAATGCTGCATGAGCGCGGTGTCTACATGGAAGCGAAGCCATTCTCTGTTGGTTTCCGTATCGAGCACAAACAATCAATGATTGATGAAGCGCGTTTCGGTCCAAATGCAGGCAACCCAATTCTTGGCGCTGCGGACTACAAATTAGTTCACCACTGTAAGAATGGCCGTACCGTTTACAGCTTCTGTATGTGTCCAGGCGGTACTGTTGTTGCTGCGACTTCTGAAGAAGGCCGCGTGGTAACTAACGGCATGAGCCAATACTCACGTGCTGAGCGTAACGCGAACAGTGCAATCGTTGTTGGCATTGACCCAGAACGCGATTACCCAGGTGACCCACTGGCAGGTATCCGCTTCCAACGTGAATTGGAAACAGGCGCATACGTGCTAGGTGGTGAAAACTACGATGCCCCAGCACAGAAGATTGGTGACTTCCTGAAAGGTCGCGATCCAAGTGAGCTAGGTGATGTCCAACCATCATTCACGCCGGGTATCCACCTGACAGATATCTCTAAAGCGTTGCCTGATTTTGCAATCGAAGCAATTCGTGAAGCTATCCCAGCGTTCGATAAGAAGATCAAAGGCTTTGCGAGTGCAGATGGTCTACTAACAGGTGTTGAGACTCGTACATCTTCGCCTGTTTGCATCAAACGTGATAAAGATTACCAGAGCATCAACCTGAAAGGCTTCTACCCTGCAGGTGAAGGTGCCGGTTACGCAGGCGGTATCTTGTCAGCGGGTATTGATGGTATTAAGGCTGCAGAAGCATTGGCTTTATCTATGGTTGATCAGGCATCTAAAGACAACGCTTAG
- a CDS encoding aldo/keto reductase, which yields MEYSKLGSSQIPVSRICLGSMTWGLQNTQLQADQQIEYALSQGINFIDTAEMYAVPPSPETYGKTEEIIGDWLSRNPQRRSELIIATKIAGAGLPWVRGGGPITGEAVIAAVDASLKRLNTDYIDLYQLHWPNRATPHFGKHFPGHISFSDIDRQEHENQMLEILQALASCIKAGKIRHCGLSDDTTWGINTYLKLSEKHDLPRMVSIQNEFSLLHAKDWPYLIENCVHEDVAYLPWSPLAAGMLSGKYIDGARPAGSRWTYMQRKGIFRDTEIANSAVKEYVEVAKTHGFTPSQLALAWCNQVDGVTSTIIGATNLDQLKENVAAFSKPLSEEVLADINTVFRRYPVPY from the coding sequence ATGGAATATTCAAAGTTAGGAAGCAGCCAAATTCCAGTTTCCCGCATCTGTCTTGGGAGCATGACATGGGGCCTGCAAAATACGCAACTGCAAGCCGACCAACAGATCGAGTATGCACTTAGCCAAGGGATTAACTTTATCGATACCGCTGAAATGTATGCGGTCCCGCCGTCTCCAGAGACTTATGGCAAAACAGAAGAGATTATCGGCGACTGGTTATCACGCAACCCTCAGCGCCGTAGTGAATTGATCATCGCAACCAAGATCGCCGGTGCAGGCCTGCCTTGGGTCCGTGGTGGCGGTCCGATTACTGGAGAAGCGGTAATTGCCGCTGTCGATGCGTCATTGAAGCGACTCAACACCGATTATATCGACCTCTACCAACTACACTGGCCAAACCGCGCAACACCGCATTTCGGAAAGCATTTCCCAGGTCACATTTCGTTTAGCGACATTGATCGCCAGGAACACGAAAACCAAATGCTGGAGATCCTTCAGGCACTAGCAAGCTGCATCAAAGCGGGCAAGATTCGTCACTGCGGCCTGTCTGACGATACTACTTGGGGGATTAATACCTATCTCAAGTTGAGTGAAAAACACGACTTACCACGCATGGTTTCAATTCAAAATGAGTTTAGCCTGCTGCACGCAAAAGATTGGCCATATTTGATTGAAAACTGTGTTCATGAAGATGTCGCTTACTTACCATGGTCACCACTGGCGGCAGGTATGCTGAGTGGCAAGTACATTGATGGTGCGCGTCCTGCGGGCAGTCGTTGGACATACATGCAGCGTAAAGGTATTTTCCGTGACACTGAAATCGCTAACTCGGCGGTGAAAGAGTACGTGGAAGTGGCGAAGACCCATGGCTTTACTCCAAGCCAACTTGCTCTAGCATGGTGTAACCAAGTTGATGGTGTTACATCGACGATTATCGGTGCAACGAATCTAGACCAGTTAAAAGAGAATGTGGCCGCGTTCAGTAAGCCTCTGTCGGAAGAAGTGTTAGCTGATATCAACACCGTATTTAGACGCTACCCTGTACCGTACTAA
- a CDS encoding DEAD/DEAH box helicase, translating into MPFSKLGLSSPIVKAVNALGYDKPTSIQEKAIPIVLSGRNLIAAAQTGTGKTASFVLPILEMLSKGTTQRKKRIRAVILAPTRELAVQVDRNIKKYAKHLNLTSLAMYGGVEYKHQKERLIEGVDILVATPGRLIDMYGQKAVYFEEVEVLVLDEADRMLDMGFIEDINKIIARLPQDVQNLLFSATLSNPVRDLAKSAIQEAEEISIAKHAASKANIEQWLVTVDKDRKSALLSHMIQEGNWEQALIFIETKHGAAKLVSQLEKRGIHAESFHSGSSQAIREKVLADFKKGKVKFLVATGVAARGIDIDNLTRVVNYDLPFPADDYVHRIGRTGRADASGEAISFLSKDDFKNLCIIEKRLGHLIERRVIEGFEPRKPVPISVLNFVPKHKREQQK; encoded by the coding sequence ATGCCATTTTCCAAACTTGGATTAAGCTCCCCAATTGTTAAAGCCGTTAATGCACTCGGCTACGATAAACCGACATCTATCCAAGAAAAAGCAATTCCTATTGTTCTTTCTGGTCGTAACCTTATCGCCGCAGCGCAAACCGGTACTGGTAAAACCGCGAGCTTCGTGTTGCCGATTTTGGAGATGTTGAGCAAAGGAACGACTCAGCGTAAAAAACGCATTCGTGCTGTGATCTTAGCGCCAACTCGTGAGCTAGCCGTTCAGGTTGATCGCAACATCAAGAAGTATGCGAAGCACCTTAACCTAACCTCACTAGCAATGTACGGTGGTGTTGAGTACAAGCATCAGAAAGAGCGCCTCATTGAAGGTGTCGATATTTTGGTTGCGACGCCAGGTCGTTTGATCGATATGTACGGTCAAAAAGCGGTGTACTTTGAAGAAGTAGAAGTGTTAGTTCTTGATGAAGCAGACCGCATGCTAGACATGGGCTTCATTGAAGACATCAACAAGATCATCGCACGTCTTCCTCAAGACGTACAAAACTTGCTGTTCTCGGCGACCCTATCGAATCCAGTTAGAGACCTTGCTAAGAGTGCTATTCAAGAAGCAGAAGAGATCTCAATTGCTAAGCATGCCGCATCAAAGGCCAATATTGAACAGTGGCTAGTCACTGTTGATAAAGACCGCAAGTCAGCACTCCTAAGCCATATGATCCAAGAAGGAAACTGGGAACAAGCACTGATCTTCATTGAGACCAAACACGGTGCAGCCAAGTTAGTGTCACAGTTGGAAAAGCGCGGTATTCACGCAGAGTCTTTCCATAGTGGTAGCAGCCAAGCGATTCGTGAGAAAGTCCTAGCTGACTTCAAAAAAGGGAAAGTAAAGTTCCTTGTAGCAACTGGCGTAGCTGCTCGGGGTATCGATATCGACAACCTGACTCGTGTCGTCAACTACGACCTGCCATTCCCAGCGGATGACTATGTACACCGTATTGGTCGTACTGGCCGTGCAGATGCTTCAGGTGAAGCGATCTCATTCTTATCAAAAGATGATTTCAAGAATCTATGTATCATTGAAAAGCGCCTCGGTCATTTAATTGAGCGCCGCGTGATTGAAGGCTTTGAGCCGCGTAAGCCTGTGCCGATTTCTGTATTAAACTTCGTGCCTAAACACAAAAGAGAACAACAGAAGTAA
- the fdxA gene encoding ferredoxin FdxA, with product MAFVVGDNCIQCKYTDCVAVCPADAFHEGPNFMVINPIECIDCGLCVPECDAQAIYQEDEVPEDQQIYIELNAELAELWPVQTEVKPAMDEAEKWNGVPDKLGMLEK from the coding sequence ATGGCATTTGTCGTCGGCGATAACTGTATCCAATGTAAATACACTGACTGTGTGGCGGTTTGTCCCGCAGACGCATTTCATGAAGGCCCAAACTTCATGGTCATCAATCCAATTGAGTGTATTGACTGTGGCCTATGTGTGCCGGAATGTGATGCCCAAGCGATCTACCAAGAGGACGAAGTGCCAGAAGATCAGCAAATCTATATTGAGTTGAATGCAGAATTAGCCGAGCTGTGGCCTGTGCAGACGGAAGTGAAGCCTGCAATGGATGAAGCTGAGAAGTGGAATGGTGTACCTGATAAACTGGGTATGTTAGAGAAGTAA
- a CDS encoding PPC domain-containing DNA-binding protein codes for MITPIAVRLTRGQDLKLSIQELVNQHQVSAGTIASCVGCVSTINLRLANADQTLQIDAPFEIVSVMGTLTPNHQHIHISVADEQGKVIGGHLLEGTLIATTAELVLHIYPELAFTREHDESTGYTELVIK; via the coding sequence ATGATCACTCCAATAGCAGTTAGGCTAACCCGAGGCCAAGACCTCAAACTGTCGATTCAAGAGTTGGTTAACCAGCACCAAGTATCGGCAGGTACCATCGCATCTTGTGTCGGTTGTGTTTCAACCATAAACCTTCGACTCGCTAACGCTGACCAAACTCTACAAATTGACGCGCCATTTGAGATAGTTTCGGTAATGGGAACTCTAACGCCCAACCACCAGCACATTCATATCTCAGTAGCAGACGAGCAAGGAAAGGTCATCGGCGGGCACCTGCTAGAAGGCACACTTATCGCTACCACGGCTGAACTTGTCTTACACATATACCCAGAACTCGCATTTACCCGTGAACATGATGAGTCGACCGGTTATACCGAACTTGTCATTAAATAA
- a CDS encoding DM13 domain-containing protein, producing MRKFILLCTHLAVGAFGFGLGVYALPILIEPESPSKDSVKAVTERAVLSGEFTRDRQDSDFLHWGEGVVSVTESAIAFEGELAPGPDYKLYLSPSYVETEMAFNELKSTMLKVGDVKTFDRFMLTLPQGVDLDQYDTVVIWCETFGEFITSAKIK from the coding sequence ATGAGAAAATTCATTCTACTGTGCACCCACCTTGCTGTGGGTGCTTTTGGTTTTGGGTTAGGGGTTTATGCGTTACCTATTTTGATCGAACCCGAGTCACCCTCAAAAGATTCAGTAAAAGCGGTGACAGAGAGAGCAGTACTGAGTGGGGAATTTACAAGAGACCGCCAAGACAGTGATTTTCTTCATTGGGGAGAGGGTGTTGTTTCTGTTACTGAGAGTGCCATTGCCTTTGAGGGAGAGCTTGCGCCTGGACCTGATTACAAACTCTATTTGTCCCCTAGTTATGTTGAGACAGAAATGGCTTTCAATGAGCTCAAGTCAACAATGTTGAAGGTAGGCGATGTTAAAACCTTTGACCGCTTTATGCTGACACTGCCACAAGGGGTAGACCTTGATCAATACGATACGGTTGTGATTTGGTGTGAAACTTTTGGCGAGTTTATTACTTCGGCAAAAATAAAATGA
- a CDS encoding RNA methyltransferase, whose amino-acid sequence MISKNQLKLLRALGQKKQRKAHGLFLVQGEKNVLELIDSDLVVKNVFATAEFLSQNQAALREFDCVEASLDELTKASTLVSNNAAIAVVEIPSFELPKASGLMIALDGVSDPGNLGTIIRVADWYGIKHIVASSDCADPYNPKTISATMGSFGRVQVSQTDLPSYLEQANLPVYGAFLEGESVHRTEFSANGILLMGSESHGIREKAAQFVTDKITIPAFGGAESLNVAMATGIILDNMRRQHS is encoded by the coding sequence ATGATTTCAAAAAACCAATTAAAACTCCTTCGCGCCTTAGGTCAAAAGAAGCAACGTAAAGCACACGGCTTGTTCCTTGTTCAAGGGGAAAAGAATGTGCTTGAGTTAATAGACAGCGACCTAGTGGTGAAGAACGTTTTTGCCACAGCCGAGTTTCTGTCACAAAACCAAGCAGCACTGAGAGAGTTCGATTGCGTTGAAGCTTCCCTAGATGAGCTAACGAAAGCCAGCACATTGGTGAGCAACAATGCCGCTATTGCAGTTGTTGAGATTCCATCATTCGAACTGCCAAAAGCAAGCGGGCTGATGATCGCACTTGATGGTGTCTCTGACCCGGGCAACCTTGGCACCATCATTCGTGTTGCTGACTGGTACGGCATTAAACACATTGTGGCGAGCAGCGATTGTGCTGATCCTTACAACCCAAAAACCATCAGTGCAACAATGGGGAGTTTTGGTCGTGTGCAAGTGAGTCAAACCGATCTACCAAGCTACTTGGAACAAGCGAACCTACCGGTCTACGGCGCATTTCTTGAAGGTGAAAGTGTACACCGCACTGAGTTTTCAGCTAACGGCATCCTATTGATGGGTAGCGAATCTCACGGCATTCGTGAAAAAGCGGCTCAATTTGTGACAGACAAGATCACGATTCCAGCTTTTGGTGGTGCAGAGTCTCTTAATGTCGCGATGGCGACCGGGATCATTCTCGACAACATGCGTCGTCAGCACAGTTAA
- the dbpA gene encoding ATP-dependent RNA helicase DbpA, whose product MTTAKFSSIALKPELIQTLDSLGYTEMTPIQALSLPSILGGKDVIGQGKTGSGKTAAFGLGVLQNLRVKRFRVQSLVLCPTRELADQVAKEIRTLARGIHNIKVLTLCGGMPMGPQIGSLEHGAHILVGTPGRILDHLERGRIDLSELNTLVLDEADRMLEMGFQDAIDAVIDAAPKQRQTLLFSATFPKQIKSIADRIMNNPEMVKVESTHDHSSIQQHFYKLEGTEARDDAVELLLLHHQPESAVVFCNTKKEVQNVTDELAHRGFSVIELHGDMEQRERDQALVQFSNKSISILVATDVAARGLDVDNLDAVFNFELSRDPEVHVHRIGRTGRAGSKGVACSFFSEKEMYRVAQIDEYMDMPIEPSDLPAKPVAKPYYSNMVTIQIDGGKKAKLRAGDILGALTGQGGIEGKSVGKINLFPMRAYVAVEKSVAKKALRKIESGKMKGRQFRARILK is encoded by the coding sequence GTGACCACTGCAAAATTCTCTTCAATTGCCCTAAAACCAGAACTTATTCAAACTCTGGATTCGTTGGGGTATACCGAAATGACACCGATCCAAGCACTGAGCTTGCCTTCTATTCTTGGTGGTAAAGATGTCATCGGCCAAGGTAAAACGGGTTCAGGCAAAACCGCCGCCTTTGGTTTAGGTGTGCTACAAAACCTTCGTGTTAAGCGTTTCCGTGTTCAATCACTGGTGCTATGCCCAACACGTGAATTGGCTGATCAAGTGGCGAAAGAGATTCGCACACTGGCTCGTGGTATCCATAACATCAAAGTACTGACGCTTTGTGGTGGTATGCCAATGGGACCTCAAATTGGCTCTCTGGAGCATGGTGCTCACATTCTTGTCGGTACACCTGGTCGTATTCTTGATCACCTTGAGCGTGGTCGTATCGATCTATCTGAGCTGAATACCTTGGTTCTAGATGAAGCTGATCGCATGTTAGAAATGGGTTTCCAAGATGCAATTGACGCAGTGATTGATGCAGCGCCGAAACAGCGTCAAACCTTACTCTTTAGTGCGACGTTCCCAAAACAGATCAAGTCTATTGCTGATCGTATTATGAATAACCCTGAGATGGTGAAAGTCGAGTCGACGCACGATCATTCAAGCATTCAGCAACATTTCTATAAATTAGAGGGTACAGAAGCGCGTGACGATGCTGTCGAGTTATTGTTACTTCATCATCAGCCAGAGTCAGCGGTTGTATTTTGTAACACTAAGAAAGAAGTTCAGAACGTAACAGATGAACTAGCACATCGCGGTTTCAGTGTGATTGAGCTACATGGTGACATGGAGCAGCGTGAACGTGATCAAGCACTGGTTCAATTCTCAAACAAGAGTATCTCGATCTTAGTGGCAACAGACGTCGCAGCTCGTGGTCTGGATGTCGATAACCTAGACGCGGTGTTCAACTTCGAATTGTCACGCGACCCTGAAGTACACGTACACCGTATTGGGCGTACTGGCCGTGCAGGTAGTAAGGGTGTTGCTTGTAGCTTCTTCAGTGAGAAAGAGATGTATCGTGTTGCTCAAATCGACGAGTACATGGATATGCCGATTGAGCCATCTGATCTGCCAGCTAAGCCAGTCGCGAAGCCATACTACTCAAACATGGTGACGATTCAGATCGACGGCGGTAAAAAAGCGAAGTTACGTGCAGGCGATATCTTGGGTGCATTGACGGGTCAAGGTGGTATCGAAGGTAAGTCGGTCGGTAAGATTAACCTTTTCCCAATGCGTGCCTATGTTGCAGTTGAAAAGTCAGTAGCAAAGAAAGCGTTACGTAAGATTGAATCTGGAAAGATGAAGGGAAGACAGTTCCGAGCTCGAATCCTCAAGTAA
- the pepT gene encoding peptidase T, whose amino-acid sequence MEQLVERFLKYVTYDTQSNPSNAQCPSSSGQMTFAEVLKEELIALGLSDVSLDSNGYLMAKLPSNVDHQVPAIGFVAHMDTAPDASGANVAPQLIRDYQGGVVQLGSSGECLDPEQYSDLNKLHGHDLITTDGTTLLGADNKAGIAEIITAIAYLKANPELKHGDICIGFTPDEEIGRGANLFNVEKFGAEWAYTIDGGPVGELEFENFNASSADVICHGVNVHPGTAKGKMVNAMNIAAQFQLMMPAEETPECTEGYEGFYHLKSAEMGVARSELGYIIRDFEREGVEQRKVFMQQKVAELNSRLEKGSVELVLTDSYFNMKEMVEPHQHIIELAKQAMITCDVEPMIKPIRGGTDGARLSFMGLPCPNIFTGGYNFHGIHEFITVQGMELAVKVIVELSQNTAAQYQK is encoded by the coding sequence ATGGAACAGTTAGTTGAACGTTTTCTAAAGTACGTGACCTACGATACTCAATCTAATCCTTCGAATGCACAGTGCCCAAGCTCTAGTGGTCAAATGACCTTTGCAGAGGTGTTAAAGGAAGAGCTGATTGCACTAGGGCTGAGTGATGTTAGCTTAGACAGTAACGGTTACTTGATGGCAAAACTGCCGTCTAATGTTGACCATCAAGTACCTGCGATTGGTTTTGTGGCGCATATGGATACCGCACCTGATGCATCGGGTGCCAATGTCGCTCCACAATTAATACGTGACTATCAAGGTGGTGTTGTACAACTTGGTAGTAGTGGCGAGTGTTTAGACCCAGAGCAGTACTCAGACCTCAACAAATTGCACGGTCACGACCTCATTACGACTGACGGTACGACGTTGCTTGGTGCCGACAATAAAGCAGGTATTGCTGAGATCATTACAGCGATTGCTTATCTAAAAGCGAATCCTGAATTGAAACATGGTGACATTTGTATTGGCTTCACACCTGATGAAGAGATCGGTCGTGGTGCAAACTTGTTCAATGTAGAAAAATTTGGTGCTGAGTGGGCTTATACCATTGATGGTGGTCCCGTAGGCGAGCTGGAGTTTGAGAACTTTAACGCGTCAAGTGCGGATGTTATCTGTCATGGTGTAAACGTTCACCCAGGAACAGCGAAAGGAAAGATGGTCAATGCGATGAACATCGCAGCGCAATTTCAATTGATGATGCCAGCGGAAGAGACACCGGAATGCACCGAAGGTTATGAAGGTTTCTATCACCTCAAATCTGCGGAGATGGGGGTCGCGCGCTCAGAGCTAGGCTACATTATTCGTGACTTTGAGCGCGAGGGCGTAGAGCAACGTAAAGTCTTCATGCAACAAAAAGTTGCTGAGCTAAATAGTCGTTTAGAGAAGGGGAGCGTAGAGCTTGTGCTAACCGATAGCTATTTCAACATGAAAGAGATGGTTGAGCCGCATCAGCATATTATTGAATTGGCAAAACAGGCGATGATCACTTGTGACGTTGAGCCGATGATCAAACCAATTCGTGGCGGTACGGATGGTGCAAGGCTCTCATTTATGGGGTTGCCATGCCCGAATATTTTCACTGGCGGTTACAACTTCCATGGTATTCATGAGTTCATTACGGTTCAGGGTATGGAGCTCGCTGTTAAAGTGATTGTAGAGTTGTCTCAAAATACCGCGGCTCAATATCAAAAATAG
- a CDS encoding aldo/keto reductase — translation MVTKVTIAPQGPDFSELVQGYWRLAEWGMTPQQRLTFLKQHIDLGITTVDHADIYGGYQCEKLFGEALALDPSVREQIQIVTKCDINLCGDHTPDRKINHYDTSAQHIYQSVNNSLERLGVDEIDVLLIHRPDVLMDADEVAEAFNELYKIGKVKHFGVSNFTPRQFELLQSRLGKHLVTNQVEINPLNFEVAHDGTLDQLQMNRVRPMAWSCLAGGELFTGKSEQAVRVRSELESIRKEVGAASIDQVIYAWVRRLPSKPLPIIGSGKIERVQTAIDALSIELTREQWYRVWVASKGHGVP, via the coding sequence ATGGTTACAAAAGTAACAATTGCGCCACAAGGTCCAGACTTTTCTGAACTGGTTCAAGGATATTGGCGTTTGGCCGAATGGGGCATGACTCCACAGCAGCGTCTTACCTTCCTTAAGCAGCATATCGATCTCGGAATAACAACGGTTGACCATGCAGACATTTATGGTGGTTACCAGTGTGAGAAGTTGTTCGGTGAAGCGCTGGCTTTAGACCCAAGCGTGCGCGAGCAGATTCAGATCGTCACCAAGTGCGATATTAACTTGTGTGGAGACCATACTCCTGACCGCAAGATCAACCACTACGACACCAGTGCTCAGCATATTTATCAGTCAGTGAACAACTCTTTGGAGCGTCTAGGCGTTGATGAAATTGATGTCCTTCTTATCCATAGACCCGATGTACTGATGGATGCCGATGAAGTGGCAGAAGCGTTCAACGAGCTTTATAAAATTGGTAAAGTGAAACACTTTGGAGTGTCTAATTTCACCCCTCGTCAATTTGAGCTTTTGCAATCGCGCCTTGGTAAGCACTTGGTGACCAATCAGGTAGAGATCAATCCACTTAACTTCGAAGTGGCTCATGACGGTACACTCGATCAACTTCAGATGAACCGTGTTCGTCCAATGGCTTGGTCTTGCCTTGCTGGTGGTGAACTGTTTACAGGTAAGAGCGAGCAAGCAGTTCGAGTTCGGAGTGAACTGGAATCAATTCGCAAAGAGGTTGGTGCAGCAAGTATCGATCAAGTGATTTATGCGTGGGTTCGTCGCCTACCATCAAAACCACTGCCTATTATCGGCTCAGGAAAAATTGAGCGTGTCCAAACGGCGATTGATGCGTTGAGCATCGAATTGACAAGAGAACAGTGGTATCGAGTTTGGGTAGCATCGAAAGGTCACGGTGTGCCATAG
- a CDS encoding DUF6279 family lipoprotein: MKVYRYLAVILASLATFGCATKFAYNNIDWFIISYIEDLVPLSSAQESELESRLQDLQQWHKSTQLPLYIQQLNNIQQQKRQSITADFIQQQGNEIRTHIRTIVTEFSPDLYALSLQLSPEQDQEFLKNFKAKQQEYYDERLSLDDKEAREFYSERLRKRMERWLGDINSEQDTIIKNWANEWVNTNPDWHQYQKNTYQALSELVEKKVDLPFVQVTIMQLLLNNESYYPDTLPEKLKKNSAISAKYLMLIAQSSNDTQWQYFMDELSTLKSTLIDLQK, from the coding sequence ATGAAAGTCTATCGATATTTAGCGGTTATATTGGCAAGCCTTGCCACATTTGGGTGTGCCACTAAATTTGCCTACAACAATATTGATTGGTTCATTATCTCGTATATTGAAGACCTTGTCCCTTTAAGCTCCGCTCAGGAATCAGAGTTAGAGAGTCGCTTACAAGACCTACAGCAGTGGCACAAGTCTACTCAGCTTCCTTTGTATATTCAGCAACTCAATAATATTCAGCAACAAAAACGGCAATCAATCACCGCTGATTTTATTCAACAACAAGGCAACGAAATTAGAACGCATATTCGAACTATCGTGACTGAGTTTTCGCCAGACCTGTATGCACTAAGCTTGCAGCTGTCACCGGAACAAGACCAAGAGTTTTTGAAAAACTTTAAAGCGAAGCAACAGGAATATTATGATGAGCGTTTATCCTTGGATGATAAAGAAGCTCGCGAGTTTTATTCCGAACGATTAAGAAAGAGGATGGAGCGTTGGCTCGGAGATATAAACTCAGAGCAAGATACCATCATTAAAAATTGGGCTAACGAGTGGGTAAATACAAATCCTGATTGGCACCAATATCAGAAGAATACTTATCAAGCACTATCAGAACTCGTCGAGAAAAAAGTCGATTTACCATTTGTTCAGGTGACAATCATGCAATTGCTGCTGAACAATGAATCTTATTACCCGGACACATTACCTGAAAAATTGAAGAAGAATAGCGCCATTTCAGCGAAGTATTTAATGCTCATTGCACAATCAAGTAACGACACTCAATGGCAATATTTTATGGATGAACTGAGTACATTGAAGTCCACTCTAATCGACTTACAGAAGTAG